A window of Glycine soja cultivar W05 chromosome 13, ASM419377v2, whole genome shotgun sequence genomic DNA:
CATCATCATGGCTGCACTCTCCACCCTCACACCTTCCCAATTCTCAGATCTCACTCGCTCCATTATCTCCGCCACCAACCACCACCATCGCCGCCTCTCCTCCCTCCTCTCCTCCCCAACGCTCTTCTCTTTAACCCTTCACCATCTCCACACTCTCACACTCCCCCAGAAGACCCTCCTCATCGCCCGCCACCTCCTCTCCTCCCTCCACCTCCTCACCGCCACGTCGCCGCCTCTGTCCACCACCACACGGCAGCGCGACCTCGACGCCGCGCTGCTCCTCCTTCTCCTCTGCGAAACGCACAACCACAACCCACATGCCCTCGAGGCACCGTTCTCCGAATGGAGAAAAAACTTGAGCAAAGTGTTCTCTGATTCGTTGTTAACTGTTTCTCTTGCACCCCTTGGGACGGTTATGATTCCCTTCGTTGAGACGGTGTCGCGGTGCTGGAGGCTTGTGGGTGCGCTGAATTGCGGCGGAGGGAAGGAGGCGGCTTCGGCGGCGATAATGGTGGCGCTGCCGTCGGTGGAGGTGAGGCACAGTGGGAGGGAGTGCGTG
This region includes:
- the LOC114382470 gene encoding E3 ubiquitin-protein ligase SGR9, amyloplastic-like codes for the protein MEETTSTIIMAALSTLTPSQFSDLTRSIISATNHHHRRLSSLLSSPTLFSLTLHHLHTLTLPQKTLLIARHLLSSLHLLTATSPPLSTTTRQRDLDAALLLLLLCETHNHNPHALEAPFSEWRKNLSKVFSDSLLTVSLAPLGTVMIPFVETVSRCWRLVGALNCGGGKEAASAAIMVALPSVEVRHSGRECVICKEEMGIGRDVCELPCQHLFHWMCILPWLGKRNTCPCCRFRLPSDDVFGEIQRLWEVLVKMTAKDS